Genomic DNA from Prevotella intermedia ATCC 25611 = DSM 20706:
ATCTGAACGGCAAAATGGACTTATCGCAGACCGAAGCCGTCGCCGACCTCATTGCCTCTACCAACAAGGCATCTTACAAACTGGCTCTTTCACAGCTCAAAGGGCACTTCTCATCAGAACTTTCCACACTGCGCAACCAGCTTCTCAAGATTAATTCGCTTCTCGAACTCGAACTCGACTTCTCCGACCACGAAGAATTAGAGTTTGCCGACCGCACCGAACTAATTGCCCTCTCCGAAGAAATTGACCGTAAAGTAACCACTCTCGCACGTTCGTTCAAGACTGGACAAGCCCTCAAAAACGGTATTCCTGTAGCCATTATAGGCAAAACAAACGTGGGAAAATCTACTCTTCTTAACCGTCTCCTCCGTGATAATCGCGCCATTGTAAGCAATATTCACGGAACTACCCGCGATATTATAGAAGACACCATCAGTATTAACGGTGTAGATTTCCACTTTATCGATACTGCAGGCATACGCAAAACTACCGACTATGTTGAGCAATTAGGCATTGAACGCACCCTCGCCACTCTCGAAAAAGCCCAAATCGTGCTATGGGTTGTAGACAATGAACCCACCGAAAGCGAGAAAAAAGAAATCCTCGCTCAGTGTACCGATAAGCACTTAATTCTCGTACACAACAAAGTAGACGACCTTACTGAGCCTACAAATCAACAGAACCACGCTGCAACCTCGCACGATTCAACTTATACTTATCACGAAATTGCCATATCAGGCAAATACAACTTGGGTATCAACCAACTTGAAGCCCTAATATATAAGGTAGCCGACTTGCCCGAAATAACAGAAAACACCACTATCATTACCAATGCACGACACTACGACGCCCTCACTCGTGCCCACGCTTCCCTTCTCCGAGTGCAAGAAGCAATGGCAATGAGTCTCAGCGGCGACCTTATTTCCGAAGATTTAAAAGACACTATCTCCATACTCGCCGAAATTACAGGCGACCAAATTACTCCACAGGAAACGCTGCATAACATATTTAAACATTTTTGCATCGGAAAATAACTTTATAAAATAACTATTATAACAATAGGCGTAATGGACATTTAATAGGCTGAAACCCCTCAAATGTCCATTACGTCTGTTGCCTTTAATTATTTATTTCCATTGAAAATGTTCTTTTCCGGCACCCACCTCGAAGTGATATTTTACAATACCGAGGTCAGTACCGCTCCATTTGCCATTATCGCAGCTAATGTTCACCTCATTGCTTTTGCCTGAAATCATGAATTTCTGTTTGTTCATTGCTGTAGGTGCAAGCAATGCTACTTCTACACCTTGTTTAAACCATTCTGGCATTGTTCCGTCATATTGGCAGACATCTTCGAAAGCTTTTGATTTATGAGCTACCCCTTGTAACAGACCATAACCAAGAGCGATAATACCATTTATCACAGAACCCTCAACGTCTTTGCCAACACTATTCTTGCTATAAGTACCGCCAACCCACCAAGAGTTCAGCCCAAGTGTCTGAGCATACAATGCAATATCAATACCGCAATAGCCCAATGTTTCTTCAATGTCTGTTCTCTCAGGTCCTGAAAGTACGAGATAATTCTTGAGACCTTTTGCCATAAAGAACTTCATCACTCCCCAGACAGGTACACTTTCGTTAGTTACAAGTTTGATGTTTACCTTATGTTCTTTGTTCACTTGCTCAATTCTTGCTTTCAATGCCTTTACAACAACTTCATCAAGTGGTTTGTCCTGAAATTTACGCACGGTATGGCGTGCATATATTGCTTCTTTAATATCCATATTTCAATTATTTTTATCCCATTTCCAAAATCATCTTCGTCCCAAACTGGTACCATATCATAATGTATATATTTAACCATCACTAAAGTAATGTTTATTGTTGGTTCTCTAACTTTATTGAAGACTACAAATGCAAACCTACTCTATTTTCTCGAAACGAACAATCTTTTTCAGGGAAATATGCGAAAAGCAAGAACTATTTAACATCTTGACCCAAATTCCACCCAATAGTTATTTATACTAAATTTGTAATAGAAAGCGAATTTTAGAGAATAAAAAGAAAGCAGAAAGACTTTGTATCGATAAATTATCAGTGATTATCAGAAAATATCAATAACAGCGTAAGGTATTAAAAACAATACTTTACGCTGTTCTCTTTTCCATCAATGGCAATTGATAGAAATACTTTCTATTCCACACTTTCGTCCTATCTATAAATTTACCTACTTTTATCAACATACTCTAACTTATCTTGCTTCTTGATTATGGCTATACAGCAAGGCATTCTACCTTCTATTAATTCATAAGAAACATTTGTAAATCCAAGCTTTTCAAAAAATGTCTTGTAGGTTTTCTCGCTAAATCTTCCTACAAATATTTTTGAAAACCGATTAACAAACCACACCAAAACCTGCGACAAGCCCCAAGTGTGGTTTACCAAATAAGTTGGAATAATCACTTCTCCACCCTTTTTACATACCCTCAACAATTCTCTTAACGCAATTTCGGGGTGCTCCAATAAGTGAATGACATTAGCTGCAATTACCTTGTCGAAAGTTTCATCAGCATAATTCAAGTGCAAAATGTTTCCTTTCTCAACCTTTACATTATCTAATTTTGCACATCGTTTATGCGTCTGAACAAGCATACCATCGGAAAAATCTGTGGCTGTAAGACTTCTACAGATAGCAGCAATATGAACACTTATCATACCAGTGCCACAAGCACACTCCAGCACTTCGTCATCAGAAGCTATTCTCTCAGCAACTTTCTTGCACATCTCCCGATTAACTCTTCCATTATACAATTTCTCGAAGAATGTATAATATTTAGATACTAAATCCCAAAACATTGTTTCTGTTCTTTTGTTTTGCTACAAAGTTAGGAAATAACTGTTGCAACCAAGTTGCAAAGTTCTCATTAACATCAAAATAGTCTTAGCATTTCTTTTCGTTAATTATATACAAACAGAAGCCTTGTTTGTTAAAAAATAAGCGTGAAACAATGGCAGGAAGGGCGATTTTACGAACAACAGAAATATTATTTGTAAATAAGCGCAACATTCGTGTGCAAGTATAACTATCTTAAAAACAATTTCTTATATCTGATTATGGGATATTTGTGCAACAAAACACACCGTAAATACTCGCAAAACGAACAATTAAAGCAACATAAAGAACTGAAACAACGTTGCAAGAGCGGCTATTTTGCAATGCGAAAGCGGCTGTTTTACCCGGTTAAACCTACGTTTTCACTTAGCGAAAGCGTAGGTTTGAGAAAACGGGAACGATTTTATTGAAAAATAATGGCTTTTTTATTGTTTCACGATTCTATTTCAATGATTGTATTCAAGCTTTCGCATTAAATATTTGTACATACTTTTTAACTTTTTAATTAAATGCTACACGAGATTTGCCTAGAATAAAAATAGTGGTTAACTTTGCAATGTTAGAACATAAAGAATATGAGAATAGAACACTTAGCTATTTGGGCAGACAACATAGAATTGCTCCGCAACTTTTATATGAAGTATTTCGATATGCAATCAAATGAGATGTACACCAATGAGAAAAAAGGATTTCATTCTTATTTCCTTTCATGGAAAGGTGAGAATAGTCGTATAGAAATCATGAGTCAAGCTGGCAAAATAGAATCTTTGCCTAATAAAATGAAGGGGCTGGCTCACTTCGCTATCGCACTGGGTAGTGAGGAACGAGTTCTGCAACTCACTGAACAGCTTCGAGAAGATGGCTATAAAGTATTTTCAGAACCTCGCCACACAGGTGATGGGTACTTTGAATCGGTTATTGGAGACCCTGAAGGCAACTATGTTGAACTAACTGTATAAAAAACAAGAGTATAAAAGATTTCTAAGGATATTTATTTTTCAGCAAGCTTGGTGGCTTTTGGTCATACCACCTCTTTATCAGAAACCCTACTACGGACAGAGTAAGTAATGTAATTACCATATTATAATTACAATACTACTTTTTTAACAATACTTTAACAGGGGTTAGCCACAAATGTTACCAGACCTTAATTCTTATATCGATACCTTTGCATCAGAAATTTAAATAAAAACATTATGACAGAAAATAAGATGTTTTGTTTCCAGTGTCAGGAAACTGCAAAGGGAACAGGTTGCACCATTAAGGGTGTATGCGGTAAAGAGGCAGAAACCTCAAAGTGGCAAGATTTGTTGCTCAGCGTTGTACGTGGTGTGGGAACTATCCAACATACGCTGGGGGAAAATGCGTCGAAAGAAGTTGCCGACTTCCTCGTAGATGCATTGTTCTCAACGATTACTAATGCTAACTTTGACGACCAGAGTATATTAAATAAGGTGGACACGGGCATTGCTCTGAAAAAACAATTGCTCGAAACAGCTTTAAGCAAGAACATTACTTTCCCTAATTATCAAGAAGTTCACTGGGGTGGCGAGAAGTCTGACTATTCTGCGGAAGGTGAACGCGAAGGAGTGCTTCGCAACGAGAATGCCGATCTCCGTTCGCTGAAGGAGCTCACCGTTCTTGGTCTTAAGGGTATAGCCGCCTACTATGACCATGCGGCTCGTTTAGGCGAAACAAATGAAGAGATTATTGCTTTCATATGCAAGGCTCTTGCCGCAATTACTGCTCCAAATGCAGATATGGAAACGCTTCTTGGCATCGTACTCGAAACAGGTAAATATGGTGTAGATGTAATGGCATTGCTCGATAAAGCCAACACAGAGGCATACGGTAACCCTGAACTCACAAAGGTTAATATCGGTGTTGGCAAGAAGCCTGGCATTCTCATTTCAGGACACGACCTTAAGGATATTGAAGACCTTCTTATTCAGACAGAAGGCACAGGCATCGACGTTTATACCCACGGCGAGATGTTGCCAGCGCATTATTATCCACAACTAAAGAAATACAAGCACCTTGTGGGCAACTACGGCAATGCGTGGTGGAAGCAGAAGGAAGAGTTTGCAAGTTTCAATGGTCCTATCGTATTTACTACAAACTGTATCGTACCGCCTGCAAAGAATGCAAACTATGCCGACAGAGTTTTCACCACCAACTCTACTGGTTTCCCAGGTTGGAAGCACATCGCAACAGGCGAAGATGGTAAGAAAGATTTCTCTGAAGTTATCGCATTGGCTAAGACCTGCGAGGCTCCACAGGAAATAGAAACTGGCGAGATTGTAGGCGGATTTGCACATGCTCAAGTATTTGCGCTTGCCGACCAAGTAGTAGAAGCTGTGAAGAGTGGGGCTATCCGCAAGTTTGTCGTGATGAGCGGTTGCGACGGTCGTATGAAGAGCCGCAACTATTACGAAGAGTTTGCCAAGGCTCTGCCAAAAGATGTTGTAATCCTCACCAGCGGCTGTGCGAAGTATAAATACAACAAGTTGAATCTTGGAGATATTAATGGTATTCCACGCGTTCTTGATGCTGGACAGTGCAACGACTCTTATTCTTGGGCAGTGGTGGCACTCAAACTGAAAGAGATTTTTGGTGCAAACGACATCAACGACCTGCCTATCTTTTTCAACATCGCATGGTACGAGCAGAAGGCCGTAATCGTTCTGCTTGCCCTTCTACACCTTGGCGTGAAGAATATACATATCGGTCCTACCCTTCCAGCTTTCGTTTCTGAAGGCGTACTACAAGTGTTGGTTGACAATTTCGGACTTGCAGGCAACTCTACAGTGGAAGAAGACATTCAGAAATATATTCTCTGACATACACGTCCCTCGATAAATAACTATCGGGGGATTTTCTTTTAACATACAATAAGAAAGAATAAAGTGCGTTATTTTTAAAAGCAAACAAATATGGAAGCATCAATGTACGAAATACTAACAAATAGTCCTTTCTTCAATGGATTAACCGCTAAGGAAATTAAAGAGCTATTACAAACGGTGAACTATAAAATAGTGGAATATCCTGCTAAGGAGATTTATACACTTGCTGGTATGCCTTGCAAGTATGCCGACTTTATTCTCAAAGGCGAACTGATTTCTCGTATGACTGGTTTGTCGGGCAAGCAAGTGCAGATAGACCGTCTGAAAGCTTGTGTCTTGATAGCTCCAGCGTTTATTTTTGCCAAGAACAACGCTATGCCCGTGAGTGTAGAAACCGCACAGCACACTACCATTATGCGCATGATGCCATCGGAACTTAAACATCTGATAGATACCAACGAGCGCATACGTATGAACTTCATTCAGCTTCTTTCGTCTATTGATGTCTTCCTCACCCAGAAACTTCGTATGCTATCCCTCTTCACTGTCCGCGAAAAGGTGGCTTACTTCTTGATGAAAGCAGCCAAAGAACAACAAAGCCGC
This window encodes:
- the mnmE gene encoding tRNA uridine-5-carboxymethylaminomethyl(34) synthesis GTPase MnmE — translated: MQAYNNLLNSSETICALATQPGGAIGVIRVSGSKAIEIVDSIFSRPILNAPANTLHYGEILDKDHQTIDEVVVSIWRAPHSYTGEDSVEISCHGSAYILEQVLHRLIESNCRQAKPGEYTQRAYLNGKMDLSQTEAVADLIASTNKASYKLALSQLKGHFSSELSTLRNQLLKINSLLELELDFSDHEELEFADRTELIALSEEIDRKVTTLARSFKTGQALKNGIPVAIIGKTNVGKSTLLNRLLRDNRAIVSNIHGTTRDIIEDTISINGVDFHFIDTAGIRKTTDYVEQLGIERTLATLEKAQIVLWVVDNEPTESEKKEILAQCTDKHLILVHNKVDDLTEPTNQQNHAATSHDSTYTYHEIAISGKYNLGINQLEALIYKVADLPEITENTTIITNARHYDALTRAHASLLRVQEAMAMSLSGDLISEDLKDTISILAEITGDQITPQETLHNIFKHFCIGK
- a CDS encoding VOC family protein translates to MRIEHLAIWADNIELLRNFYMKYFDMQSNEMYTNEKKGFHSYFLSWKGENSRIEIMSQAGKIESLPNKMKGLAHFAIALGSEERVLQLTEQLREDGYKVFSEPRHTGDGYFESVIGDPEGNYVELTV
- a CDS encoding Crp/Fnr family transcriptional regulator yields the protein MEASMYEILTNSPFFNGLTAKEIKELLQTVNYKIVEYPAKEIYTLAGMPCKYADFILKGELISRMTGLSGKQVQIDRLKACVLIAPAFIFAKNNAMPVSVETAQHTTIMRMMPSELKHLIDTNERIRMNFIQLLSSIDVFLTQKLRMLSLFTVREKVAYFLMKAAKEQQSRTIKLSNSRQEIADTFGIQKFSLLRCLSEFEDNGAIKIDGKQITILNSDKMK
- the hcp gene encoding hydroxylamine reductase produces the protein MTENKMFCFQCQETAKGTGCTIKGVCGKEAETSKWQDLLLSVVRGVGTIQHTLGENASKEVADFLVDALFSTITNANFDDQSILNKVDTGIALKKQLLETALSKNITFPNYQEVHWGGEKSDYSAEGEREGVLRNENADLRSLKELTVLGLKGIAAYYDHAARLGETNEEIIAFICKALAAITAPNADMETLLGIVLETGKYGVDVMALLDKANTEAYGNPELTKVNIGVGKKPGILISGHDLKDIEDLLIQTEGTGIDVYTHGEMLPAHYYPQLKKYKHLVGNYGNAWWKQKEEFASFNGPIVFTTNCIVPPAKNANYADRVFTTNSTGFPGWKHIATGEDGKKDFSEVIALAKTCEAPQEIETGEIVGGFAHAQVFALADQVVEAVKSGAIRKFVVMSGCDGRMKSRNYYEEFAKALPKDVVILTSGCAKYKYNKLNLGDINGIPRVLDAGQCNDSYSWAVVALKLKEIFGANDINDLPIFFNIAWYEQKAVIVLLALLHLGVKNIHIGPTLPAFVSEGVLQVLVDNFGLAGNSTVEEDIQKYIL
- a CDS encoding nitroreductase family protein, encoding MDIKEAIYARHTVRKFQDKPLDEVVVKALKARIEQVNKEHKVNIKLVTNESVPVWGVMKFFMAKGLKNYLVLSGPERTDIEETLGYCGIDIALYAQTLGLNSWWVGGTYSKNSVGKDVEGSVINGIIALGYGLLQGVAHKSKAFEDVCQYDGTMPEWFKQGVEVALLAPTAMNKQKFMISGKSNEVNISCDNGKWSGTDLGIVKYHFEVGAGKEHFQWK
- a CDS encoding class I SAM-dependent methyltransferase, coding for MFWDLVSKYYTFFEKLYNGRVNREMCKKVAERIASDDEVLECACGTGMISVHIAAICRSLTATDFSDGMLVQTHKRCAKLDNVKVEKGNILHLNYADETFDKVIAANVIHLLEHPEIALRELLRVCKKGGEVIIPTYLVNHTWGLSQVLVWFVNRFSKIFVGRFSEKTYKTFFEKLGFTNVSYELIEGRMPCCIAIIKKQDKLEYVDKSR